A region of the Arctopsyche grandis isolate Sample6627 chromosome 10, ASM5162203v2, whole genome shotgun sequence genome:
AGTTGTATTATACGAAGATGAGCTCTGTTCTCATgcatttgatgattttatattgtttatacgaTTGCGAAGGCCATTGTCAAATGTATAAGAGGTGTTGTGTTTGTTGTAGAAGATTTTATATGAATGGGGTTCACAAAAATTAGTCATAAAAAGATAATTATTTGAGTATAGTCCTTGAAAGTTTTTTAACATTTCGCTTTATCTCGTTTATCTCTACGAGaatcatttataatattgtttgttattttgtgtatcAATTTTGTGACAGAATTTGtaagttattttattatatctgtgtgtatataaatttatttatggtattaaaatttatattaaaactatatggaaatatatttatttattcttaccATAGTGTTAATATGTCTACATAGTGTTACAGCCATTCCtagattatttatttgttgttgAATTATCttaattttgtattgtattgctGATAAAATTCAAATGTGGAACGTATAATATGAGAAGTTTTCATATCTTTGACGTCAGAGTGCTTtcattatgttttatattaatatatgaaattcaaGTAATAAACATAGTACTGATACACGAattgttgattttaatttatttcaatcctTCCATAatcaacgattttttttaatgatttaacgATTCTTATGAGTTTTAATGAAGGCAATATTgataattgataattttataatgaCATCATATTTTAGATggttaatgaaaataatgaatatcttaaaaatatttattttaaagtacaaAAAggcttaaatatgtacatacatacatgcatatttaaaattatcaacATAACGCCTAATCAAATGCGAATCCTTTTTGTTTTAAATCTTCTCTAGCTTGAACTATTTGACCTTGCAGTTCCTTGGCAGCGTACTCGCAGTCATTGAACGTAAAAACGCGATACAAAACGACAAATACTGCATATAAACCGaacaaaattacaaatataatcgGCGAGGGGATGATTATATGCATCCATTTATCGGTAAGTGGCGATTGCACATATCCTAGGACAATTGTAATCCATACGCCAAATACAACCATCACAGCGGTTAACCATTCCAGTAATTTTGTCATGGTGATCTGAAACAAACAACAAGCAAGGTTAATTCGCATATAAACCATTTTTCCAACAATGCAATCAATACGTATATTATGTATCAAATTactaaagtaaatatttataattttaccaTGACTCGACAATTAATTTCAGAATAGATActgttattaaattacattctgATAAATTGATATTATGAACAACCATACCAAGATATGAAATAATGTAGATAAAAAGTTACAGAACATGCAAGAAGATgctaaaattgcaaaaaatgtaaaattagttGGTTTTTGGTTTAAAGAAATATtactttaataattataattcagatTTTAATGTATAGACCTTCCTATCATTTTGTCCATTTCGTATGGGTTGAAATTGGGGATATGCAACGATGCttacaaaataatattgatGGCGCTTTCAACGCCTAAACCAAGCAATTGATTTGCCGAGAAAAGTcttcttaaatttaaatgatgctaaattattttttcaaggtttatattagtttcaaTGAGACATTGGTAGTGGCTTCAAAATGTGACCGATTATTATAATATGCCACTAATAACAGTgcgcaacaacaaaaaattaccagagcggagactaaccaatctttactaagtttgacccactgaattcgaatatggtattgatttttgttgattagtgatcgtttacgagatatgagcttttaaaaaaatgtgcgatttttacagttttgtggcttttgcggtctttaactcaaaatctagtattgctgtgctcaaagtgagtattggaatcaatagtcagatgtttttcctattgattgtaatatttcattgctttaaaatacttataattaatttttctagctaattttaaaagtcaaaaatatatttttttttacggattttttctccatgctattttggatttatttgacaatttttttatttcaccacgtttataaggattggttttctatctcaatatttttatttttatctaaacttactaactcgagcggtaattgcaatttaaatgctttcgttgtgtatacgTTTGTAACGCGAAATGTGTTGGtacaagcgagatggcatgtagtccgaccgctgtactctgtgaggtggattggttggtctccgctctggtaactcaaaaacgtgatttttggttgctcagtgctatttaacaatatatctttatttttttcactaacagaagttcaatatttaaaaaggtATGTATGATAAGGTGACCATTTtgttcaaattcaaaaccaggacattaaaaaaaatgtttcttaaCACTTCCATTATTAAAAACGAACATTAAAGTATTAATTCATTTTCTTGAATGCTTTATAAAACTCTACACAGAGTTAAAATTATTCTCATCAATTAGCAAATGTTTTAAAGTTATTGGAGGACCATATACTGTCCATTGAAGAAAAAAGTCCTTCGGCAGGTACACTTGTCCCTGGTAAATGTAGACAACATTcgactaatttgccaatatttgtATAGGAGACATAATTTTCGCCGAAggctttgtatatttaaatccacctattagataaaaaaatgtacTGATTTTATTTCATGACTTCCCAGGACGTACACCCTAAAAACCAGTACTGTACTAgtaaaatcagtacgaatggtcacatTAATGTATTGGCAgtagtgtagtgctaaataaataatcataagtgaaacgtaaaagaggttagtaaaaagaaccagggcagtgtttaatttttatgacccccccccctccttttttttcataaattaaaaaacatatatcctaatattggtagttcaaatattgataaaaaaaaacaaatgcttattaacaaatattcttcttgaaattatgatgttttttatattttataaaaacttccttcCACACATCCTCTTCAACGtctttgatttttcaaaccatttcatcaaaacgtcttttaagttttcaaTATACTCAGATTACTTTTCGGTTGTGGTCACTAAATGTTAGAatgagagtctgctcacaatatttggtatacaaaaattaaatattatttatttatttaattatacatggGGAAGGCGGTAAAGCTGATAGACCCATGGGGTttgacttaatataaataataaaataaaaacaaaaatattcataacaataacaagataaaagaaaaaaagtaaacatgaaaaaaatacgaaataagagaaaataccaaaagataaaaaagaataaaaatatctgggacggtaacataataactaaaagaaaaccaaaatataaaaaagattggaaaagaagaattacaaaaatctttaatttagaaAGATTTCTAGCTTGTTTTTAGAAACATTAagtttttcagaatttactacatacattgttgggaatactattccaaactttaaccaaTCTGTTTGGAAAGAAATAATATctaatcaatttttctttttagagTCTGAGAGTGTGGACCTCTAAGATGATTGTTTTCATTGAATGTGATGAGTTTGGACagtcatgactagaggtaggatagtcacagtgctatccattgttccattgttgtaaatcctttgtaaaaaaggttcggcaaacctttaacaatgcatttacaacctttgaacaataaacggcaccttctgggtccggtgactagtcatgacgattatttattattttaaagacttcaattaagtcgcctcttattcttctcatcTCAAGTGCtattaatattagccaaaatctttgttttaattttactcatat
Encoded here:
- the Dpm3 gene encoding dolichyl-phosphate mannosyltransferase subunit 3 — encoded protein: MTKLLEWLTAVMVVFGVWITIVLGYVQSPLTDKWMHIIIPSPIIFVILFGLYAVFVVLYRVFTFNDCEYAAKELQGQIVQAREDLKQKGFAFD